From Drosophila suzukii chromosome 2R, CBGP_Dsuzu_IsoJpt1.0, whole genome shotgun sequence, a single genomic window includes:
- the garz gene encoding Golgi-specific brefeldin A-resistance guanine nucleotide exchange factor 1 isoform X1, producing MALPGNGIYVVRGEMATLMTAMRRGTRWNATAYVDDEKDSLLKLFIDLKQELNSIEDLRLIEPQVFLAPFLEVIRTADTTGPLTSLALASVNKFLSYGLIDPTSPNLADIVERIADAVTHARFMGTDQSSDSVTFMRVIEVLHTLIRSPEGAAVSNESMCEVMLSCFKICFEPRLSELLRRSAEQSLKDMVLLFFMRLPQFAEERSDTMLQKRFTIGDAASGATQEKLKRKAVAPAPAVPRKSSTVEEPPQTPQSANLAVPGHLKAPILATTPASPAGNILDMQGKITQTPTTTASSGEEEISAPDAPVIQVDSPDSEPLLDGEAGEGTSTLAEANSSEYINSVGVRFTQQTTDQDATSLSPYGLPFIQELFRFLIILCNPLDKQNSDSMMHTGLSLLTVAFEVAADNIGKYEGLLELVKDDLCRNLISLLSSERLSIFAADLQLCFLLFESLRGHLKFQLEGYLRKLSEIIASDNPKTPYEMRELALDNLLQLWRIPGFVTELYINYDCDLYCTDMFESLTNLLSKYTLSATNAVYSTHIISMDTLISVIDSIERNCAAAKNSNNRESLPEAVPVTGGSRHSRHSSGLEGIVIDSGNGGAEEEPVENIASFINASSQRLRLQSAGDGVGITTEQLANVKQKKRLLSQGTERFNQRPEKGIQYLQEHGILNAELDPMQVALFLRENPGLDKKMIGEYISKKKNVDSKILINFVDSFDFTGLRVDQALRLYLETFRLPGEAPLIFLVLEHFSDHWHTQNKDPFANVDAAFRLAYAIIMLNMDQHNSNAKRLNVPMTLEDFTKNLRGLNGGEDFDQEMLAQVYNAIKNEEIVMPAEQTGLVRENYQWKVLLRRGATHDGHFHYVHDASYDVEIFNIVWGASLSALSFMFDKSTESGYQKTLAGFSKSAAISAHYNLHSDFDALVLTLCKFTTLLSSVEQHEPAPSNNEIQQAVNFGLNGKAQAAMRTVFLLVHDYGDCLRESWKHILDLYLQLFRLKLLPKSLIEVEDFCEANGKAMLILEKPREKQESGLFSSLYSFISSEGQREPTYEEQDFIKLGRKCIKECQLDQMLQESKFVQTESLQELLKCVLGLLKAPQGHKSIGLPYAEDQTVFWMEFLVKIVVHNRDRMIPLWPAVRDQMYLLLMGSASCGYDYLLNRCIVAVLKLAIYLMRNEELCPIVLQSLKMLLMLKPALLLRISKQISIGIYELLKTSAQNIHSEQDWQIIFNLLECVGAGAVPPSYDDAQLPLPPNGSAKSDGALSGEEDSSTVPERGYTSDSELTKASAAPAAPSPSAENWILVNNKDSELTTASRPQSPPSSSSPPVNTLVYSCQLLDHAPFALFKCWDSLAFIVRSVAHITPYNFEACVRCIRIFVEACRDGGIRQRRKLESAAKQRSSKKRSERKPGMASSTSSSNLTLLTGDPADNQGQGNAAEQEDLAQRYEQLSIQLLDLMYTLYTRTAQIFRWWAEEGCTVPQSAALWSPGWCPLLQGIARLAMDRRREVRTHAISCLQQRALLVHDLQTLSGTEWCSCFHQVLFPLLNELLPESSAAGQLDASLLEESRIRTATIMSKVFLQHLTTLIELGNAFNELWLDILDYIERFMKVGSDTLSEQMQEILKNMLLVMHSVRVFHNQDGSLQQALWELTWRRIGEFLPNLKEELFHDEGKRAQTLTNPAPMAAVVPTPQQQIPAVAILPNQVQISNELIVSAPTPLAVTPALGSPVESPRRSIILQPPMADALQQPPSFVFAQPLIVPPQQPAAMDSQPSTLLPDLVNEATAAAVQATSSSPTHSSQEAIPSVPIVPQTNIVTTNNTYNSYTIEVPMASEPTAEQLEQQQQQQLLYQQYYQQYQAQQQQLAAQTSDPAINVPISHLLAGNAYPSLPKMPQASIVHSFAPVYETQAATSGNEPAADIYQEYVQNPYNLTLQQNVQQQQTQHQQGPGLATAFPAVATPANYFNVNVDPSSIPPGSELLYGQQ from the exons ATGGCGCTGCCGGGCAATGGCATCTACGTGGTGCGGGGCGAGATGGCTACCCTGATGACGGCCATGCGACGTGGAACGCGCTGGAATGCCACCGCCTACGTG GACGACGAGAAGGACTCGCTGCTAAAGCTCTTCATTGACCTCAAGCAGGAGCTGAATAGCATCGAGGATCTGCGTCTGATTGAGCCACAGGTCTTCCTGGCGCCGTTTCTGGAGGTGATTCGCACGGCGGACACTACGGGTCCGTTGACTAGTCTGGCCCTGGCCTCGGTTAACAAATTCTTGTCATATGGTCTGATAG ATCCCACATCTCCAAATCTTGCTGACATTGTGGAGCGCATTGCCGATGCCGTGACACATGCCCGCTTCATGGGCACCGATCAGTCCTCGGATAGTGTCACCTTTATGCGTGTTATTGAGGTGCTGCACACCCTCATCCGGAGTCCCGAGGGAGCTGCCGTCAGCAATGAGTCCATGTGCGAGGTGATGCTCAGCTGCTTCAAGATCTGCTTTGAGCCCCGGCTGAGTGAGCTGCTCCGTCGCTCGGCTGAACAGTCGCTCAAGGATATGGTGCTGCTGTTTTTCATGCGTTTGCCCCAGTTCGCAGAGGAGCGAAGTGACACCATGCTTCAGAAGCGCTTCACCATTGGTGATGCTGCCAGCGGAGCTACTCAAGAAAAGCTCAAGCGAAAGGCTGTGGCGCCGGCACCAGCTGTCCCCAGAAAATCCTCAACAGTAGAGGAACCTCCACAGACACCGCAATCTGCCAACCTGGCAGTTCCGGGCCATCTGAAGGCACCCATACTGGCCACCACACCCGCCAGTCCAGCGGGAAACATTCTGGACATGCAGGGCAAGATCACGCAGACACCAACCACAACTGCGAGCTCCGGGGAAGAGGAAATATCTGCCCCAGATGCACCTGTCATTCAAGTGGACTCGCCCGATTCGGAGCCTTTGTTGGACGGCGAAGCGGGTGAAGGAACCAGCACTCTGGCCGAAGCCAACAGCAGCGAGTACATCAATTCGGTGGGCGTTCGTTTTACACAACAAACCACTGATCAGGATGCCACATCTCTTTCGCCCTACGGCCTGCCGTTCATCCAGGAGTTGTTCCGCTTCCTCATAATACTCTGCAACCCACTGGATAAGCAGAACTCGGATAGCATGATGCACACGGGTCTGAGCCTGCTCACAGTAGCTTTTGAAGTGGCAGCCGATAACATTGGAAAGTATGAGGGCTTACTAGAGCTGGTAAAAGATGATTTGTGTAGGAATTTGATTTCG CTCCTTAGCTCAGAGCGCCTTAGCATCTTCGCTGCCGATCTGCAGCTCTGCTTCCTGCTCTTCGAGTCCCTTCGCGGACATCTGAAGTTCCAGTTAGAAGGTTACCTCAGGAAACTGAGTGAAATCATTGCGAGCGACAATCCCAAGACGCCCTACGAAATGCGTGAACTGGCTCTGGACAATCTTCTGCAGTTGTGGCGCATCCCCGGCTTCGTCACCGAATTGTACATCAACTACGACTGCGATTTGTACTGCACAGATATGTTTGAGAGTCTGACAAACCTATTGAGCAAATACACGCTGTCAGCGACCAATGCGGTTTATAGCACCCACATCATCTCGATGGATACGCTTATAAGTGTGATTGACAGCATTGAGCGGAATTGTGCGGCAGCCAAGAACAGCAACAACAGGGAGTCGTTGCCGGAAGCTGTTCCAGTAACCGGTGGAAGTCGCCATTCACGACACAGCAGCGGATTAGAGGGAATCGTTATCGATTCTGGCAATGGAGGAGCTGAAGAGGAGCCTGTGGAGAACATAGCCAGTTTTATAAACGCTAGCTCACAACGATTGCGATTGCAATCTGCCGGAGATGGAGTGGGTATAACCACTGAACAGCTTGCAAACGTCAAACAAAAAAAGCGCCTGCTGTCCCAGGGCACAGAACGCTTCAATCAGCGTCCAGAGAAGGGCATCCAGTACCTCCAAGAGCACGGCATCCTAAATGCCGAGCTTGACCCCATGCAGGTCGCGCTGTTCCTTCGCGAGAACCCCGGCCTTGATAAGAAAATGATTGGCGAATACATCTCGAAAAAGAAGAACGTTGACTCCAAAATTCTTATTAATTTTGTGGACTCGTTCGATTTCACTGGACTTCGAGTGGACCAAGCACTGCGTCTTTACCTGGAGACGTTCCGATTGCCTGGAGAAGCTCCGTTGATCTTCCTTGTGCTCGAACATTTCTCTGATCATTGGCAT ACACAAAACAAGGACCCTTTTGCCAATGTAGATGCGGCCTTCCGATTGGCCTATGCTATCATCATGTTGAACATGGATCAGCACAACTCCAATGCCAAGCGTCTGAATGTTCCAATGACGCTAGAAGATTTCACAAAGAATTTGCGTGGTCTGAATGGCGGCGAAGATTTTGATCAGGAAATGTTGGCCCAAGTCTACAATGCCATTAA GAACGAAGAGATCGTAATGCCGGCTGAGCAAACAGGCTTGGTGCGTGAAAACTATCAGTGGAAAGTATTGCTTCGTCGAGGTGCTACCCATGATGGCCATTTCCACTACGTCCATGATGCGTCCTACGACGTTGAGATCTTCAATATTGTGTGGGGCGCTTCCCTCAGCGCTCTTAGCTTTATGTTTGATAAGAGCactgaatcgggctaccaaAAAACTCTTGCAG GTTTCAGCAAATCCGCTGCTATATCGGCGCACTACAATCTACATTCGGACTTCGATGCCCTCGTATTGACTCTATGCAAATTCACAACTCTGCTTAGCAGCGTAGAACAGCATGAGCCCGCTCCGTCAAACAATGAAATACAGCAAGCTGTGAACTTTGGATTGAATGGCAAAGCTCAGGCGGCAATGAGAACGGTGTTCTTATTGGTTCATGACTATGGAGACTGCTTAAGGGAGAGCTGGAAGCACATTCTGGACCTATATCTCCAGCTTTTCCGCCTTAAACTGCTTCCGAAATCATTGATCGAAGTGGAAGACTTTTGTGAGGCGAACGGAAAGGCGATGTTGATCCTAGAAAAGCCTCGCGAAAAGCAGGAATCTGGTCTGTTCTCCAGTCTATACTCTTTCATCAGCTCAGAGGGTCAGCGAGAGCCAACCTATGAGGAGCAGGACTTCATAAAGCTGGGAAGGAAGTGCATCAAGGAATGCCAGTTGGACCAAATGCTTCAGGAATCAAAGTTTGTGCAAACAGAGTCGCTGCAGGAGTTGCTTAAATGTGTTCTGGGTCTACTCAAGGCGCCTCAGGGACACAAATCAATAGGACTACCATATGCCGAAGATCAAACGGTATTTTGGATGGAGTTTCTTGTAAAGATTGTAGTTCACAACCGGGATCGCATGATCCCTCTGTGGCCAGCGGTGCGAGACCAGATGTACCTCCTCCTCATGGGAAGTGCCTCATGTGGCTATGATTACCTGCTCAACCGTTGCATTGTAGCGGTTCTGAAACTGGCCATCTATCTCATGCGAAACGAGGAGCTGTGTCCGATCGTCCTGCAGTCCCTCAAGATGCTATTGATGCTTAAGCCGGCGCTGCTACTGCGCATCTCGAAACAGATATCTATTGGTATCTACGAACTGCTGAAGACCTCAGCCCAAAATATTCATTCCGAGCAGGATTGGCAGATTATATTCAATCTGCTTGAGTGCGTGGGAGCCGGAGCTGTACCGCCCAGCTACGATGATGCACAGCTGCCGTTACCGCCCAATGGCAGCGCTAAGTCTGATGGCGCCTTAAGTGGCGAGGAGGACTCATCCACCGTACCAGAGCGTGGTTACACCTCTGATTCGGAGCTCACCAAGGCATCTGCAGCTCCTGCTGCCCCCAGTCCCAGTGCCGAGAACTGGATTCTGGTGAACAACAAGGACAGTGAGCTAACGACTGCATCCAG ACCCCAGTCTCCACCAAGCTCGAGTTCTCCTCCAGTTAATACGCTTGTCTACAGTTGTCAGCTATTGGATCACGCACCGTTTGCCCTGTTCAAGTGCTGGGACTCGCTGGCTTTCATCGTACGGAGTGTTGCCCATATTACGCCATACAATTTTGAAGCCTGTGTCCGCTGCATTCGCATCTTTGTAGAGGCTTGTCGGGATGGAGGGATTCGGCAGCGCAGAAAGCTGGAGTCTGCAGCGAAACAGAGAAGTTCTAAGAAGCGCAGCGAACGCAAGCCAGGCATGGCTTCTTCCACCTCAAGTAGCAATCTTACTCTTCTGACCGGCGACCCGGCCGACAACCAGGGACAAGGAAATGCGGCAGAGCAGGAGGATCTGGCCCAGCGTTACGAACAGTTGTCCATTCAGCTGCTGGACCTAATGTATACGTTGTACACGAGGACTGCACAGATCTTCCGCTGGTGGGCGGAGGAGGGATGCACAGTGCCTCAGTCGGCAGCTTTGTGGTCACCAGGCTGGTGTCCTTTGCTGCAGGGCATCGCCAGGTTAGCTATGGATCGGCGGCGAGAAGTGCGCACCCATGCCATCTCGTGCCTGCAGCAGCGGGCATTGCTGGTGCACGATCTGCAGACGTTGTCCGGAACGGAGTGGTGCTCTTGCTTCCACCAGGTTCTGTTTCCCCTCTTGAACGAACTGCTGCCGGAAAGCAGTGCAGCCGGGCAGCTGGATGCTTCCCTTCTTGAGGAGTCGCGTATTCGGACGGCCACTATCATGTCCAAGGTGTTCCTGCAACATCTGACCACGCTCATTGAACTAGGAAACGCCTTCAACGAGCTTTGGCTGGATATATTGGACTACATTGAACGCTTTATGAAGGTGGGATCGGATACGCTGTCGGAACAGATGCAGGAGATACTGAAGAACATGCTGCTGGTGATGCACTCGGTGCGAGTGTTCCACAACCAGGATGGCAGTCTCCAACAAGCTCTTTGGGAGCTCACCTGGCGGCGGATCGGTGAATTTCTGCCAAACCTGAAGGAGGAGCTCTTCCACGATGAAG GCAAGCGTGCTCAGACCCTAACGAACCCAGCTCCTATGGCAGCTGTAGTTCCAACTCCACAGCAACAGATACCAGCGGTGGCCATTTTACCCAACCAAGTCCAGATATCTAACGAGTTAATAGTGAGTGCACCCACTCCCCTCGCAGTTACGCCTGCACTGGGGTCTCCCGTGGAATCGCCGAGGAGGAGTATTATTCTGCAGCCACCCATGGCAGATGCACTGCAGCAGCCTCCCAGCTTTGTATTTGCACAG CCGCTGATTGTTCCACCTCAGCAGCCAGCTGCTATGGATTCGCAGCCCAGCACATTGCTGCCGGATCTGGTGAATGAGgccactgctgctgctgtgcaGGCTACGTCCTCGTCGCCGACGCACAGTTCTCAAGAGGCAATCCCGTCGGTTCCAATTGTGCCACAGACGAACATCGTAACCACCAATAATACGTACAATAGCTACACTATTGAGGTGCCCATGGCATCGGAACCCACTGCGGAACAGTTggagcaacagcagcaacagcaactgcTCTACCAACAGTACTACCAGCAGTATCAggcccagcagcaacagttgGCCGCTCAAACTAGCGATCCTGCCATCAATGTGCCAATTAGCCATCTGCTGGCCGGAAATGCTTACCCTTCGCTCCCTAAAATGCCGCAGGCATCTATTGTGCACAGCTTTGCACCCGTCTATGAAACCCAGGCGGCGACAAGTGGAAATGAGCCTGCAGCCGACATCTATCAGGAGTATGTGCAAAATCCCTACAACCTAACGTTGCAGCAGAAcgtgcagcagcagcaaacaCAGCACCAGCAAGGCCCAGGACTGGCCACTGCATTTCCCGCCGTTGCCACGCCAGCCAACTACTTTAATGTAAATGTGGATCCCAGTAGCATACCACCCGGATCGGAGCTGCTCTATGGCCAGCAGTGA
- the garz gene encoding Golgi-specific brefeldin A-resistance guanine nucleotide exchange factor 1 isoform X2 — MALPGNGIYVVRGEMATLMTAMRRGTRWNATAYVDDEKDSLLKLFIDLKQELNSIEDLRLIEPQVFLAPFLEVIRTADTTGPLTSLALASVNKFLSYGLIDPTSPNLADIVERIADAVTHARFMGTDQSSDSVTFMRVIEVLHTLIRSPEGAAVSNESMCEVMLSCFKICFEPRLSELLRRSAEQSLKDMVLLFFMRLPQFAEERSDTMLQKRFTIGDAASGATQEKLKRKAVAPAPAVPRKSSTVEEPPQTPQSANLAVPGHLKAPILATTPASPAGNILDMQGKITQTPTTTASSGEEEISAPDAPVIQVDSPDSEPLLDGEAGEGTSTLAEANSSEYINSVGVRFTQQTTDQDATSLSPYGLPFIQELFRFLIILCNPLDKQNSDSMMHTGLSLLTVAFEVAADNIGKYEGLLELVKDDLCRNLISLLSSERLSIFAADLQLCFLLFESLRGHLKFQLEGYLRKLSEIIASDNPKTPYEMRELALDNLLQLWRIPGFVTELYINYDCDLYCTDMFESLTNLLSKYTLSATNAVYSTHIISMDTLISVIDSIERNCAAAKNSNNRESLPEAVPVTGGSRHSRHSSGLEGIVIDSGNGGAEEEPVENIASFINASSQRLRLQSAGDGVGITTEQLANVKQKKRLLSQGTERFNQRPEKGIQYLQEHGILNAELDPMQVALFLRENPGLDKKMIGEYISKKKNVDSKILINFVDSFDFTGLRVDQALRLYLETFRLPGEAPLIFLVLEHFSDHWHTQNKDPFANVDAAFRLAYAIIMLNMDQHNSNAKRLNVPMTLEDFTKNLRGLNGGEDFDQEMLAQVYNAIKNEEIVMPAEQTGLVRENYQWKVLLRRGATHDGHFHYVHDASYDVEIFNIVWGASLSALSFMFDKSTESGYQKTLAGFSKSAAISAHYNLHSDFDALVLTLCKFTTLLSSVEQHEPAPSNNEIQQAVNFGLNGKAQAAMRTVFLLVHDYGDCLRESWKHILDLYLQLFRLKLLPKSLIEVEDFCEANGKAMLILEKPREKQESGLFSSLYSFISSEGQREPTYEEQDFIKLGRKCIKECQLDQMLQESKFVQTESLQELLKCVLGLLKAPQGHKSIGLPYAEDQTVFWMEFLVKIVVHNRDRMIPLWPAVRDQMYLLLMGSASCGYDYLLNRCIVAVLKLAIYLMRNEELCPIVLQSLKMLLMLKPALLLRISKQISIGIYELLKTSAQNIHSEQDWQIIFNLLECVGAGAVPPSYDDAQLPLPPNGSAKSDGALSGEEDSSTVPERGYTSDSELTKASAAPAAPSPSAENWILVNNKDSELTTASRPQSPPSSSSPPVNTLVYSCQLLDHAPFALFKCWDSLAFIVRSVAHITPYNFEACVRCIRIFVEACRDGGIRQRRKLESAAKQRSSKKRSERKPGMASSTSSSNLTLLTGDPADNQGQGNAAEQEDLAQRYEQLSIQLLDLMYTLYTRTAQIFRWWAEEGCTVPQSAALWSPGWCPLLQGIARLAMDRRREVRTHAISCLQQRALLVHDLQTLSGTEWCSCFHQVLFPLLNELLPESSAAGQLDASLLEESRIRTATIMSKVFLQHLTTLIELGNAFNELWLDILDYIERFMKVGSDTLSEQMQEILKNMLLVMHSVRVFHNQDGSLQQALWELTWRRIGEFLPNLKEELFHDEDLISPAISLDFTQIRYGPSLGTIEQSLTLPLYGYSPKISPSATAKSETLPAKQRKKPWAKFRSKLKVLKGLGKKN, encoded by the exons ATGGCGCTGCCGGGCAATGGCATCTACGTGGTGCGGGGCGAGATGGCTACCCTGATGACGGCCATGCGACGTGGAACGCGCTGGAATGCCACCGCCTACGTG GACGACGAGAAGGACTCGCTGCTAAAGCTCTTCATTGACCTCAAGCAGGAGCTGAATAGCATCGAGGATCTGCGTCTGATTGAGCCACAGGTCTTCCTGGCGCCGTTTCTGGAGGTGATTCGCACGGCGGACACTACGGGTCCGTTGACTAGTCTGGCCCTGGCCTCGGTTAACAAATTCTTGTCATATGGTCTGATAG ATCCCACATCTCCAAATCTTGCTGACATTGTGGAGCGCATTGCCGATGCCGTGACACATGCCCGCTTCATGGGCACCGATCAGTCCTCGGATAGTGTCACCTTTATGCGTGTTATTGAGGTGCTGCACACCCTCATCCGGAGTCCCGAGGGAGCTGCCGTCAGCAATGAGTCCATGTGCGAGGTGATGCTCAGCTGCTTCAAGATCTGCTTTGAGCCCCGGCTGAGTGAGCTGCTCCGTCGCTCGGCTGAACAGTCGCTCAAGGATATGGTGCTGCTGTTTTTCATGCGTTTGCCCCAGTTCGCAGAGGAGCGAAGTGACACCATGCTTCAGAAGCGCTTCACCATTGGTGATGCTGCCAGCGGAGCTACTCAAGAAAAGCTCAAGCGAAAGGCTGTGGCGCCGGCACCAGCTGTCCCCAGAAAATCCTCAACAGTAGAGGAACCTCCACAGACACCGCAATCTGCCAACCTGGCAGTTCCGGGCCATCTGAAGGCACCCATACTGGCCACCACACCCGCCAGTCCAGCGGGAAACATTCTGGACATGCAGGGCAAGATCACGCAGACACCAACCACAACTGCGAGCTCCGGGGAAGAGGAAATATCTGCCCCAGATGCACCTGTCATTCAAGTGGACTCGCCCGATTCGGAGCCTTTGTTGGACGGCGAAGCGGGTGAAGGAACCAGCACTCTGGCCGAAGCCAACAGCAGCGAGTACATCAATTCGGTGGGCGTTCGTTTTACACAACAAACCACTGATCAGGATGCCACATCTCTTTCGCCCTACGGCCTGCCGTTCATCCAGGAGTTGTTCCGCTTCCTCATAATACTCTGCAACCCACTGGATAAGCAGAACTCGGATAGCATGATGCACACGGGTCTGAGCCTGCTCACAGTAGCTTTTGAAGTGGCAGCCGATAACATTGGAAAGTATGAGGGCTTACTAGAGCTGGTAAAAGATGATTTGTGTAGGAATTTGATTTCG CTCCTTAGCTCAGAGCGCCTTAGCATCTTCGCTGCCGATCTGCAGCTCTGCTTCCTGCTCTTCGAGTCCCTTCGCGGACATCTGAAGTTCCAGTTAGAAGGTTACCTCAGGAAACTGAGTGAAATCATTGCGAGCGACAATCCCAAGACGCCCTACGAAATGCGTGAACTGGCTCTGGACAATCTTCTGCAGTTGTGGCGCATCCCCGGCTTCGTCACCGAATTGTACATCAACTACGACTGCGATTTGTACTGCACAGATATGTTTGAGAGTCTGACAAACCTATTGAGCAAATACACGCTGTCAGCGACCAATGCGGTTTATAGCACCCACATCATCTCGATGGATACGCTTATAAGTGTGATTGACAGCATTGAGCGGAATTGTGCGGCAGCCAAGAACAGCAACAACAGGGAGTCGTTGCCGGAAGCTGTTCCAGTAACCGGTGGAAGTCGCCATTCACGACACAGCAGCGGATTAGAGGGAATCGTTATCGATTCTGGCAATGGAGGAGCTGAAGAGGAGCCTGTGGAGAACATAGCCAGTTTTATAAACGCTAGCTCACAACGATTGCGATTGCAATCTGCCGGAGATGGAGTGGGTATAACCACTGAACAGCTTGCAAACGTCAAACAAAAAAAGCGCCTGCTGTCCCAGGGCACAGAACGCTTCAATCAGCGTCCAGAGAAGGGCATCCAGTACCTCCAAGAGCACGGCATCCTAAATGCCGAGCTTGACCCCATGCAGGTCGCGCTGTTCCTTCGCGAGAACCCCGGCCTTGATAAGAAAATGATTGGCGAATACATCTCGAAAAAGAAGAACGTTGACTCCAAAATTCTTATTAATTTTGTGGACTCGTTCGATTTCACTGGACTTCGAGTGGACCAAGCACTGCGTCTTTACCTGGAGACGTTCCGATTGCCTGGAGAAGCTCCGTTGATCTTCCTTGTGCTCGAACATTTCTCTGATCATTGGCAT ACACAAAACAAGGACCCTTTTGCCAATGTAGATGCGGCCTTCCGATTGGCCTATGCTATCATCATGTTGAACATGGATCAGCACAACTCCAATGCCAAGCGTCTGAATGTTCCAATGACGCTAGAAGATTTCACAAAGAATTTGCGTGGTCTGAATGGCGGCGAAGATTTTGATCAGGAAATGTTGGCCCAAGTCTACAATGCCATTAA GAACGAAGAGATCGTAATGCCGGCTGAGCAAACAGGCTTGGTGCGTGAAAACTATCAGTGGAAAGTATTGCTTCGTCGAGGTGCTACCCATGATGGCCATTTCCACTACGTCCATGATGCGTCCTACGACGTTGAGATCTTCAATATTGTGTGGGGCGCTTCCCTCAGCGCTCTTAGCTTTATGTTTGATAAGAGCactgaatcgggctaccaaAAAACTCTTGCAG GTTTCAGCAAATCCGCTGCTATATCGGCGCACTACAATCTACATTCGGACTTCGATGCCCTCGTATTGACTCTATGCAAATTCACAACTCTGCTTAGCAGCGTAGAACAGCATGAGCCCGCTCCGTCAAACAATGAAATACAGCAAGCTGTGAACTTTGGATTGAATGGCAAAGCTCAGGCGGCAATGAGAACGGTGTTCTTATTGGTTCATGACTATGGAGACTGCTTAAGGGAGAGCTGGAAGCACATTCTGGACCTATATCTCCAGCTTTTCCGCCTTAAACTGCTTCCGAAATCATTGATCGAAGTGGAAGACTTTTGTGAGGCGAACGGAAAGGCGATGTTGATCCTAGAAAAGCCTCGCGAAAAGCAGGAATCTGGTCTGTTCTCCAGTCTATACTCTTTCATCAGCTCAGAGGGTCAGCGAGAGCCAACCTATGAGGAGCAGGACTTCATAAAGCTGGGAAGGAAGTGCATCAAGGAATGCCAGTTGGACCAAATGCTTCAGGAATCAAAGTTTGTGCAAACAGAGTCGCTGCAGGAGTTGCTTAAATGTGTTCTGGGTCTACTCAAGGCGCCTCAGGGACACAAATCAATAGGACTACCATATGCCGAAGATCAAACGGTATTTTGGATGGAGTTTCTTGTAAAGATTGTAGTTCACAACCGGGATCGCATGATCCCTCTGTGGCCAGCGGTGCGAGACCAGATGTACCTCCTCCTCATGGGAAGTGCCTCATGTGGCTATGATTACCTGCTCAACCGTTGCATTGTAGCGGTTCTGAAACTGGCCATCTATCTCATGCGAAACGAGGAGCTGTGTCCGATCGTCCTGCAGTCCCTCAAGATGCTATTGATGCTTAAGCCGGCGCTGCTACTGCGCATCTCGAAACAGATATCTATTGGTATCTACGAACTGCTGAAGACCTCAGCCCAAAATATTCATTCCGAGCAGGATTGGCAGATTATATTCAATCTGCTTGAGTGCGTGGGAGCCGGAGCTGTACCGCCCAGCTACGATGATGCACAGCTGCCGTTACCGCCCAATGGCAGCGCTAAGTCTGATGGCGCCTTAAGTGGCGAGGAGGACTCATCCACCGTACCAGAGCGTGGTTACACCTCTGATTCGGAGCTCACCAAGGCATCTGCAGCTCCTGCTGCCCCCAGTCCCAGTGCCGAGAACTGGATTCTGGTGAACAACAAGGACAGTGAGCTAACGACTGCATCCAG ACCCCAGTCTCCACCAAGCTCGAGTTCTCCTCCAGTTAATACGCTTGTCTACAGTTGTCAGCTATTGGATCACGCACCGTTTGCCCTGTTCAAGTGCTGGGACTCGCTGGCTTTCATCGTACGGAGTGTTGCCCATATTACGCCATACAATTTTGAAGCCTGTGTCCGCTGCATTCGCATCTTTGTAGAGGCTTGTCGGGATGGAGGGATTCGGCAGCGCAGAAAGCTGGAGTCTGCAGCGAAACAGAGAAGTTCTAAGAAGCGCAGCGAACGCAAGCCAGGCATGGCTTCTTCCACCTCAAGTAGCAATCTTACTCTTCTGACCGGCGACCCGGCCGACAACCAGGGACAAGGAAATGCGGCAGAGCAGGAGGATCTGGCCCAGCGTTACGAACAGTTGTCCATTCAGCTGCTGGACCTAATGTATACGTTGTACACGAGGACTGCACAGATCTTCCGCTGGTGGGCGGAGGAGGGATGCACAGTGCCTCAGTCGGCAGCTTTGTGGTCACCAGGCTGGTGTCCTTTGCTGCAGGGCATCGCCAGGTTAGCTATGGATCGGCGGCGAGAAGTGCGCACCCATGCCATCTCGTGCCTGCAGCAGCGGGCATTGCTGGTGCACGATCTGCAGACGTTGTCCGGAACGGAGTGGTGCTCTTGCTTCCACCAGGTTCTGTTTCCCCTCTTGAACGAACTGCTGCCGGAAAGCAGTGCAGCCGGGCAGCTGGATGCTTCCCTTCTTGAGGAGTCGCGTATTCGGACGGCCACTATCATGTCCAAGGTGTTCCTGCAACATCTGACCACGCTCATTGAACTAGGAAACGCCTTCAACGAGCTTTGGCTGGATATATTGGACTACATTGAACGCTTTATGAAGGTGGGATCGGATACGCTGTCGGAACAGATGCAGGAGATACTGAAGAACATGCTGCTGGTGATGCACTCGGTGCGAGTGTTCCACAACCAGGATGGCAGTCTCCAACAAGCTCTTTGGGAGCTCACCTGGCGGCGGATCGGTGAATTTCTGCCAAACCTGAAGGAGGAGCTCTTCCACGATGAAG ATTTAATTTCTCCAGCGATCTCGCTGGACTTTACGCAAATTAGATACGGCCCTTCTCTGGGCACAATCGAACAATCCTTGACCTTGCCGCTGTACGGTTATAGTCCCAAGATTTCCCCTTCGGCCACGGCCAAAAGTGAGACCCTTCCAGCCAAGCAGCGCAAGAAACCCTGGGCCAAGTTCAGATCCAAGCTGAAGGTGCTCAAGGGACTTGGCAAGAAGAATTGA